GACCCATTAAAAAGATGGAAGCTCAGCCCGATGGATCTCGAATCTAGGGATAAATGGGTGGAGTATTCCAAAGCCAAGGATGAAATGTTCGCTCATACAAATATTCCGGAAGCTCCCTGGTTTACTGTTGAAGCAGACGACAAGAAACGAGCCCGCCTGAATTGCATCAATCATATTTTGAGCAAGGTATCCTATGAGGACATGACTCCTGAACCATTGGAGCTACCGCCCCGTAGAACCGCTAGCGATTATGTACGCCCACCAATAAATGAACAGTTTTTTGTGCCGCACGTCTATTAAGCCGTTAAACATCTAGTTTGCCTGTTAGGGAAGCAGGGGAAGCAGGAGAGGCAGGGGGAGAATAACTGGTATTTTGCTTTTGGGAATATGCAAGTTAAACGTGTAATAATTTAATCCCCTCTTCAAACTATGAGCTAGGTTAATTAAACAGAAACGGGTGGATAAAAGGCATTGGCTTTCCCCAAATCTTTAGAGGAGAGAAGTTCAGCTGAAATTGGTACAAGTTGCACAGCGCAAGCTTTTAATTCCGGTTGTAGTGAGTCGGGACAAGCTTCCGGATGGGTGAGGGCATTGGCTTCTGCTTGTTCAGCCCAAAGAGCGCCCCAGTGCATGGGGACAAAGACTGTACCCGGAGCGATCGCTTTTGTCACTTTAGCCGGAAACCGAGATCGACCGCGACGCGATCGCACTTCCACCCAGTCTTGATCGTGAATACCCAGCTGCTTTGCATCACGGGGATGAATTTCAATAAACGGCTTAGGATGCATCTGCCGAATTTTCTCAATTCTCCCAGTGCGAGTCTGAGTGTGCCAGTGACCATAAAGCCGACCGTTGGTCAGAACAAACGGATAGTTTGGATCGGGTGGTTCGGCAAGACCCCGCGAGTGATAGGCAGAAAATTGGGCGCGTCCGTCCGGGGTATGGAAGCGTAAATCTGTATAGAGCCTTTTAGATGACGGTTCCTGCGGCTTAGATTTTGGTTTATGGGAATGGGTTTCGTGAGCTTCCCCAACACCTAAGACTCCAGCACCTTCAATCTCTTCACCAAAGGAACTAGACTTATTACCTGACAAGCCATCCGGACAGGGCCACTGCTTCGGTCCTTCAGTTTGCAGCCGTTCGTGGCTGATACCAGTCTGATCGCAGGGACGATTGCGCGTCAGTTGGACAAATTCGGCATAGACTTCAGCTGAAGAGGCAAAAGGAAACTGTTTAGCAAAGCCCAAACGGCGACCCACTTCTGCAAAGATTTCCCAGTCTGCCTTGGCTTCTCCAGGGGGATAGCGAAAAGTCGGGCAAAGGGTGACGCGACGTTCAGAATTGGTCATTACACCCGCTTTCTCACTCCACTGCGCTGCTGGTAGCAGCACATGAGCATAGGCAGATGTTTCTGTCGGATAGTAAGCGTCTTGGTAAACTGTAAAGGGCGATCGCCGTAGTGCTGCCTTCGTCCGCTCCAGATCTGGCATACTCACAGCTGGATTAGTAGCGGCAATCCAGAGCAATCCTACCTCGCCAGTCTCCAACCCGGTAATCATGTCCCAAGCACTTCGACCCGGATGGGGCAATATTTGCCCTGGAGGAAGTCCCCAAAACTGCTCGATTTCTGAACGGTGTTGGGCATCTTTTACTGACCGATAGCCTGGGAGTAGATGCGCCAGACCCCCCGCTTCCCTTCCTCCCATTGCATTCGGTTGACCGGTGAGAGAAAAAGGACCCGCTCCAGGTTTACCAATCTGAGCAGTCATCAGGTGCAGGTTAATAATGGAACGCACCTTCGCTGTGCCTTCGCTAGACTGATTCACACCCATTGACCACATGGACAAAACTCGGCTAGATTCGCCCCAGTAACGGGCAGCGGTCTCCAAGTCACTGATGCGGATATTGCAGTTTCGAGCTACCACCTCCGGCGGATAGTGTTGAATGACCTCAGTAAAAGCGGGAAAGTTGCTGGTGCAATCTTCGATAAACCCAGTATCAACGTAGCCCCAGCGCATTAACAAGTGGGCAATGCCATTGAGCAAATCGATGTCTGTACCGGGGCGAATCGCTAGATGTAAGTCAGCTGCTTCTGCTGTCGTTGTCCGACGCGGATCGACTACAATCAGCTTGACATTGCGGTTCTTTTTGCAATGCTTTTGCAGCCGATTGAAAACGATCGGGTGACATTCAGCTGTATTCGTACCAATTAAGAACGCACAATCGGTTAGCTCCAAGTCCTCGTAGCAACATGGCGGACCATCGGAGCCAAAGCTTTGAATGTAACCAGCCACCGCTGAAGACATGCATAAGCGGGAGTTGGCATCAAAACTATTTGTGC
This window of the Chroococcidiopsis sp. CCMEE 29 genome carries:
- a CDS encoding nitrate reductase, with protein sequence MTDFTKTLCPYCGVGCGLEVSPPAQPGKATHRDSQGNPIWKVRGDKAHPSSQGMVCVKGATVAESLGKNRLLYPMMRDSLDQEFRRVSWDEALERIVNRIQTVRFSQGPEALCMYGSGQFQTEDYYTAQKLMKGCLGTNSFDANSRLCMSSAVAGYIQSFGSDGPPCCYEDLELTDCAFLIGTNTAECHPIVFNRLQKHCKKNRNVKLIVVDPRRTTTAEAADLHLAIRPGTDIDLLNGIAHLLMRWGYVDTGFIEDCTSNFPAFTEVIQHYPPEVVARNCNIRISDLETAARYWGESSRVLSMWSMGVNQSSEGTAKVRSIINLHLMTAQIGKPGAGPFSLTGQPNAMGGREAGGLAHLLPGYRSVKDAQHRSEIEQFWGLPPGQILPHPGRSAWDMITGLETGEVGLLWIAATNPAVSMPDLERTKAALRRSPFTVYQDAYYPTETSAYAHVLLPAAQWSEKAGVMTNSERRVTLCPTFRYPPGEAKADWEIFAEVGRRLGFAKQFPFASSAEVYAEFVQLTRNRPCDQTGISHERLQTEGPKQWPCPDGLSGNKSSSFGEEIEGAGVLGVGEAHETHSHKPKSKPQEPSSKRLYTDLRFHTPDGRAQFSAYHSRGLAEPPDPNYPFVLTNGRLYGHWHTQTRTGRIEKIRQMHPKPFIEIHPRDAKQLGIHDQDWVEVRSRRGRSRFPAKVTKAIAPGTVFVPMHWGALWAEQAEANALTHPEACPDSLQPELKACAVQLVPISAELLSSKDLGKANAFYPPVSV